The following proteins come from a genomic window of Sphaerisporangium rubeum:
- a CDS encoding carbohydrate ABC transporter permease, producing the protein MTRGPGRWAVLSAFTVLAVVMLLPFVIVALNAVKSPAEYSSGGPLSLPHGLYLDGIVQFWQRVNFGQKLLNSLMISAAVAVLATLLSVLNAYALGIGRVRGRLWILVLFLLANTLPQEALVYPLYYIAKQVGLYDSRLAVVIIFTVIQAAFGTYLLSAVLGDFPKAIMEAAAIDGASRWRILWRVVVPISRPTLTVLMIFFFIWTWNEFFLPLVFLISNDTQTVPVALGVLQGDKMMDATMSSASSLLGIIPAVAFFLIFQRTLTRGVTVGAVK; encoded by the coding sequence GTGACGCGCGGCCCCGGCCGCTGGGCCGTCCTGTCCGCCTTCACGGTGCTCGCGGTCGTCATGCTGCTGCCGTTCGTGATCGTCGCGCTGAACGCCGTCAAGAGCCCCGCCGAGTACTCCTCCGGCGGGCCGCTGAGCCTGCCGCACGGCTTGTACCTCGACGGGATCGTCCAGTTCTGGCAGCGGGTGAACTTCGGCCAGAAGCTGCTCAACAGCCTGATGATCAGCGCGGCGGTGGCCGTGCTCGCCACCCTGCTGTCGGTGCTGAACGCCTACGCGCTCGGCATCGGCCGCGTACGCGGCCGACTGTGGATCCTCGTGCTGTTCCTGCTGGCCAACACGCTGCCGCAGGAGGCGCTGGTCTACCCGTTGTACTACATCGCCAAGCAGGTCGGCCTGTACGACAGCCGGCTCGCCGTGGTCATCATCTTCACCGTGATCCAGGCGGCGTTCGGCACGTACCTGCTGTCGGCGGTCCTCGGTGACTTCCCCAAGGCGATCATGGAGGCGGCGGCCATCGACGGCGCGTCCCGGTGGCGCATCCTGTGGCGGGTCGTGGTGCCGATCAGCCGGCCCACCCTGACCGTACTGATGATCTTCTTCTTCATCTGGACCTGGAACGAGTTCTTCCTCCCCCTGGTGTTCCTGATCTCCAACGACACCCAGACCGTGCCGGTCGCGCTCGGCGTGCTGCAGGGCGACAAGATGATGGACGCCACCATGTCGAGCGCGTCCTCGCTGCTCGGCATCATCCCCGCCGTGGCGTTCTTCCTCATCTTCCAGCGCACCCTGACCCGCGGCGTCACCGTCGGGGCCGTCAAGTGA
- a CDS encoding glycoside hydrolase family 3 protein produces the protein MSPRRPLCLAAVLGLAVTLLAAPARAAEDPPFRDPSLPLNQRVDDLLGRLTVAEKISFLHQFQPAVPRLGIGLFKTGTEALHGVAWSTDIDNGGAVVTADGTVFPQAVGLASTWDPALIKQVGTVVGTEARGFNARNPKVWGLNMWAPVVNLLRDPRWGRNEEGYSEDPTLTGAMSIAYASGMRGDDPDHLRTAPTLKHYLANNNEAHRDTTNSSLRPRVEQEYDQAAFKPAIATDAATGVMASYNLVNGRPATVNPALNDVVRTWTRRDLMNVTDAHAPNNLVNSQAYYPNLAEGDAAALKAGIDSYTTDDTNAAPTVNAVTTALSQGLVTQADIDRAVRHLLSIRFRLGEFDPGGGPYGSITPDVIDTPAHRALNRRTAGAATVLLKNSGRTLPLSPSTRKVAVIGPLSDTLYTDWYSGNLPYKVTPLAGIRERLGTSATVTGTEGADRIALKNAATGRYITAGAGASGSVLTESATTTGPTTQFDAFDWGDGVLTLRSAANGKYVGYNWSSFVNDQAQPNGWFVQQQFKLEPQPDGTNLLRYAGYETAFDWFGPNKYLAPNSDGVLALTTADKAAKFTRELVTDGTAEAVAAAKAADAAVLVVGSMPFINGREDHDRTDMNLAAAQEALVKAVTKANPKTVVVLENSYPTTVTWLQDNVPAILWTTHAGAETGHAVADVLFGDVNPAARLTQTWPRKASDLPDILNYDIIKAGATYLYSKAKPLYPFGHGLSYTTFAYSGLKLNASSVRPDGTVTATVKVQNTGRAAGDEVVQLYTHQHTSRTKQPVKQLRAFQRVHLTPGQTKTVTLTFKASDLALWDVTRDRWSVEKSTHDIMVGSSSTAVHQRTTLQVAGETIPPRDLTTPTKATTFDDHNTAELVDLTKTTGTAVATQQGTWLAYNSTSLNTPTKFTATTSTQTPVRVELRQGSPTGKLLATLTPATTADKYTYTTTTTPVTRLTGTHDLYLVFTGPARIKDFSLTR, from the coding sequence ATGTCCCCCCGCCGTCCGCTGTGCCTGGCCGCCGTCCTCGGCCTGGCCGTCACCCTTCTCGCCGCGCCGGCCCGCGCCGCCGAGGACCCGCCGTTCCGAGATCCGTCCCTCCCCCTCAACCAGCGCGTGGACGACCTGCTCGGCCGCCTCACCGTCGCCGAGAAGATCTCCTTCCTGCACCAGTTCCAGCCCGCCGTCCCGCGCCTCGGCATCGGCCTGTTCAAGACCGGCACCGAGGCGCTGCACGGCGTCGCCTGGTCCACCGACATCGACAACGGCGGTGCCGTCGTCACCGCCGACGGCACCGTGTTCCCGCAGGCCGTGGGCCTCGCCAGCACCTGGGACCCGGCGCTGATCAAGCAGGTCGGCACCGTCGTCGGCACCGAGGCCCGCGGCTTCAACGCGCGCAACCCCAAGGTGTGGGGCCTCAACATGTGGGCCCCGGTCGTCAACCTGCTGCGCGACCCGAGATGGGGCCGCAACGAGGAGGGCTACTCCGAGGACCCGACGCTGACCGGCGCGATGTCCATCGCCTACGCCTCCGGCATGCGCGGCGACGACCCCGACCACCTGCGTACCGCGCCGACCCTCAAGCACTACCTCGCCAACAACAACGAGGCGCACCGCGACACCACCAACTCCAGCCTGCGGCCCCGCGTCGAGCAGGAATACGACCAGGCGGCGTTCAAGCCCGCCATCGCCACCGACGCCGCGACCGGCGTCATGGCGTCCTACAACCTGGTCAACGGCCGTCCCGCCACCGTCAACCCGGCGCTCAACGACGTCGTCCGCACGTGGACCCGCCGCGACCTGATGAACGTCACCGACGCGCACGCGCCGAACAACCTCGTCAACTCGCAGGCCTACTACCCGAACCTCGCCGAAGGCGACGCCGCCGCGCTGAAAGCCGGCATCGACAGCTACACCACCGACGACACCAACGCCGCGCCGACCGTCAACGCCGTCACCACCGCGCTGTCCCAGGGCCTCGTCACCCAGGCCGACATCGACCGCGCCGTACGGCACCTGCTGTCCATCCGCTTCCGCCTCGGCGAGTTCGACCCCGGCGGCGGCCCGTACGGCTCCATCACCCCCGACGTCATCGACACCCCCGCGCACCGCGCGCTCAACCGCCGCACCGCCGGCGCGGCCACCGTCCTGCTGAAGAACTCCGGCCGCACCCTGCCGCTCAGCCCCTCGACCCGCAAGGTCGCCGTCATCGGCCCCCTGTCGGACACCCTCTACACCGACTGGTACTCCGGCAACCTGCCGTACAAGGTCACCCCCCTCGCCGGCATCCGCGAACGCCTCGGCACCTCCGCCACCGTCACCGGCACCGAAGGCGCCGACCGTATCGCGCTGAAGAACGCCGCCACCGGCAGGTACATCACCGCCGGCGCCGGTGCTTCCGGCTCCGTCCTCACCGAGAGCGCCACCACCACCGGCCCGACGACACAGTTCGACGCGTTCGACTGGGGAGACGGCGTACTGACCCTGCGCAGCGCCGCCAACGGCAAGTACGTCGGCTACAACTGGTCCAGCTTCGTCAACGACCAGGCCCAGCCGAACGGCTGGTTCGTCCAGCAGCAGTTCAAGCTCGAACCCCAGCCCGACGGCACCAACCTGCTCCGCTACGCCGGCTACGAGACCGCCTTCGACTGGTTCGGCCCCAACAAGTACCTGGCCCCGAACTCCGACGGCGTGCTGGCCCTCACCACCGCCGACAAGGCCGCCAAGTTCACCAGGGAACTCGTCACCGACGGCACCGCCGAGGCCGTCGCCGCCGCCAAGGCCGCCGACGCCGCCGTCCTCGTGGTCGGCAGCATGCCGTTCATCAACGGCCGCGAGGACCACGACCGCACCGACATGAACCTCGCCGCCGCACAAGAGGCCCTCGTCAAGGCCGTCACCAAGGCCAACCCGAAGACCGTCGTCGTCCTGGAGAACAGCTACCCCACCACCGTCACCTGGCTCCAGGACAACGTCCCCGCCATTCTCTGGACCACCCACGCCGGCGCCGAGACCGGCCACGCCGTGGCCGACGTCCTCTTCGGCGACGTCAACCCCGCGGCCCGCCTGACGCAGACCTGGCCCCGCAAGGCGTCCGACCTCCCCGACATCCTCAACTACGACATCATCAAGGCCGGCGCGACCTACCTGTACTCCAAGGCCAAGCCCCTCTACCCCTTCGGCCACGGCCTCAGCTACACCACATTCGCCTACTCCGGCCTCAAACTGAACGCGTCCTCGGTCCGCCCCGACGGCACCGTGACCGCCACCGTGAAGGTCCAGAACACCGGCCGCGCGGCAGGCGACGAGGTCGTCCAGCTCTACACCCACCAGCACACCAGCCGCACCAAGCAACCGGTGAAACAACTCCGCGCCTTCCAGCGAGTCCACCTGACCCCCGGCCAGACCAAGACGGTGACCCTGACCTTCAAAGCCTCCGACCTGGCCCTCTGGGACGTGACCAGAGACCGCTGGTCCGTGGAGAAGTCCACCCACGACATCATGGTCGGCTCCTCCTCCACCGCCGTCCACCAGCGCACCACCCTCCAGGTGGCCGGCGAAACCATCCCCCCAAGAGACCTGACCACCCCCACCAAGGCCACCACCTTCGACGACCACAACACCGCCGAACTGGTAGACCTCACCAAAACCACCGGCACCGCCGTCGCCACCCAACAAGGCACCTGGCTCGCCTACAACTCCACATCTCTGAACACCCCCACCAAGTTCACCGCCACAACCTCCACCCAGACCCCCGTGCGCGTCGAACTCCGCCAGGGTTCCCCCACCGGCAAACTCCTGGCCACCCTCACCCCCGCCACGACCGCCGACAAGTACACCTACACCACCACCACGACCCCCGTGACCCGGCTGACCGGCACCCACGACCTCTACCTGGTCTTCACCGGCCCAGCCAGAATCAAGGACTTCTCCTTGACCAGATGA
- a CDS encoding PIN domain nuclease produces MAIHYLIDTSALWRMIRNQDIRHKWHDETKARLINICPVIEMEMFFSVQSPGQRREWRDLFHEMFGWVFVPDRVFERALNVQSLLVGKGLHRCASPVDLLVAATAELSGLTILHYDQDYETIAKLTGQPIRWLAPPGSLN; encoded by the coding sequence GTGGCCATCCACTATCTGATCGACACAAGTGCCCTGTGGCGCATGATTCGGAACCAGGACATCCGTCATAAATGGCATGACGAGACGAAGGCTCGCCTGATCAACATCTGTCCCGTCATCGAGATGGAGATGTTCTTCAGCGTCCAGTCACCTGGACAGCGTCGAGAGTGGCGCGACCTGTTCCATGAGATGTTCGGCTGGGTCTTCGTGCCCGATCGTGTCTTCGAGCGGGCCTTGAACGTGCAGAGCCTGCTGGTCGGAAAGGGCCTGCACAGATGCGCGAGTCCGGTCGACCTTCTGGTCGCCGCGACCGCCGAACTCAGTGGCCTCACCATCCTGCACTACGACCAGGACTACGAGACGATCGCGAAGCTCACCGGACAGCCCATCAGGTGGCTGGCGCCACCCGGATCGCTCAATTGA
- the pip gene encoding prolyl aminopeptidase, with amino-acid sequence MADRFPPIEPYATGMLDVGDGNHIHWETSGNPASKPSLVVHGGPGSGSSPGTRRFYGPEAYRIIQFDQRGCGESTPHASDPATDMSVNTTHHLIADMERLREHLNVDRWQLFGGSWGSTLILAYAERHPERVTEIVLTGVTTTRPAETDWLYKGVGRFFPEQWHRFQQAAPHHATTTDLIAAYARLMDDPDLDTRTAAARAWCAWEDAVISAEPNGVPGAYSNRPDTALMAMVRICAHYFSNNAWLEKDILLKQAGRLTGIPAVLLHGRLDLSSPLDTAWHLTRAWPDAELLVIDDAGHTGSDTFRTHVLDTLQRFAT; translated from the coding sequence ATGGCCGACCGCTTCCCACCCATCGAGCCGTACGCCACCGGCATGCTCGACGTAGGCGACGGCAACCACATCCACTGGGAGACCAGCGGCAACCCCGCCAGCAAGCCGAGCCTGGTCGTCCACGGCGGCCCCGGCTCCGGCAGTTCCCCCGGCACCCGCCGCTTCTACGGCCCTGAGGCCTACCGGATCATCCAGTTCGACCAGCGCGGCTGCGGCGAAAGCACTCCGCACGCGAGCGACCCGGCGACCGACATGTCGGTCAACACCACGCACCATCTGATCGCCGACATGGAGCGCCTCCGCGAACACCTGAACGTCGACCGCTGGCAACTGTTCGGCGGCTCCTGGGGCTCCACGTTGATCCTCGCGTACGCCGAACGCCACCCCGAACGCGTCACCGAGATCGTCCTGACCGGCGTCACCACCACCCGTCCCGCCGAGACCGACTGGCTCTATAAGGGGGTTGGCCGCTTCTTCCCCGAACAATGGCACCGCTTCCAGCAGGCGGCCCCCCACCACGCCACCACTACCGACCTCATCGCCGCCTACGCACGCCTGATGGACGACCCCGACCTCGATACCCGTACCGCCGCCGCGCGAGCCTGGTGCGCCTGGGAGGACGCCGTCATCTCCGCCGAACCCAACGGCGTCCCCGGCGCCTACTCCAACCGTCCCGACACGGCCCTCATGGCCATGGTCCGCATCTGTGCGCACTACTTCTCCAACAACGCCTGGCTGGAGAAGGACATCCTCCTCAAGCAAGCCGGCCGCCTGACCGGCATCCCCGCCGTCCTCCTCCACGGCCGCCTCGACCTGAGCAGCCCCCTCGACACCGCCTGGCACCTCACCCGAGCCTGGCCGGACGCCGAACTGCTGGTGATCGACGACGCCGGCCACACCGGCAGCGACACCTTCCGCACCCACGTCCTCGACACTCTCCAGCGCTTCGCGACCTGA
- a CDS encoding ATP-binding protein translates to MTGLPRRQHADFPPHPTSAAEARRHVRAVLTTWHLSDLVDTAQLLVSELITNALKTTTTSPVRLTLDSSRSHLVIEVRDPDPIPPTPRDPFTMDEGGRGLFLVETLAEAWGHRPASPGKTVWCVLPASPEKCRGATPEPLLESPGASAHEGTPEPWPTASHPSSRTPPACST, encoded by the coding sequence ATGACCGGCCTCCCGAGGCGACAGCACGCGGACTTCCCGCCTCACCCGACGTCGGCCGCCGAGGCCCGTCGTCACGTCCGCGCCGTACTCACTACCTGGCACCTCTCAGACCTGGTCGACACCGCACAGCTACTCGTCTCCGAACTCATCACCAACGCACTCAAGACCACCACGACCAGCCCCGTACGCCTGACCCTCGACTCGTCCCGGTCCCACCTCGTGATCGAGGTCCGGGATCCGGACCCCATTCCGCCGACTCCAAGAGACCCTTTCACCATGGACGAAGGCGGCCGTGGCCTGTTCCTGGTCGAAACCCTCGCCGAGGCGTGGGGCCACCGTCCGGCCTCCCCTGGCAAGACCGTCTGGTGCGTCCTTCCCGCAAGCCCGGAAAAATGCCGCGGCGCCACCCCCGAACCCCTTCTAGAGTCTCCGGGTGCCTCCGCTCACGAAGGGACCCCGGAACCATGGCCGACCGCTTCCCACCCATCGAGCCGTACGCCACCGGCATGCTCGACGTAG
- a CDS encoding helix-turn-helix domain-containing protein, with translation MIDIDPDESPRARFAYEVRRQRLAAGLTQKQLGRRLGFSTSSVAMVETSKFRPSRRFAELCDEAFGLDGVIVRLYVEVWPPPPPVPAHFQDWAVEEQRATALRFWAPLLIPGLLQTEAFARRVFSSSPDITPEEVETRVEGRMRRKAVFARPDPPAIMCLLDEGVLHRPVGGPVVMREQLEYLLELTHRPNITIQVVPHGAEVLSGLLGAYTIAEMRGNAYTVRVECQPQGRTVTDRAVIANNVRRYDVLRADAHPRHQSGRIIEEVVRQRWT, from the coding sequence ATGATCGACATCGACCCGGACGAGTCGCCACGAGCGCGGTTCGCGTACGAGGTGCGGCGGCAACGGCTGGCCGCCGGTCTGACGCAGAAGCAACTCGGTCGGCGGCTGGGTTTCTCCACCAGCTCGGTGGCGATGGTGGAGACGTCGAAGTTCCGGCCGTCGAGGCGGTTTGCGGAACTGTGCGATGAGGCATTCGGGCTCGACGGGGTCATCGTGCGGCTGTACGTAGAGGTATGGCCGCCACCGCCGCCGGTTCCCGCGCACTTCCAGGACTGGGCTGTGGAGGAACAACGAGCCACGGCCCTGAGGTTCTGGGCTCCTCTCCTCATTCCAGGGCTCCTGCAGACCGAGGCTTTCGCCAGGAGAGTCTTCTCCAGTTCGCCGGACATCACGCCTGAGGAAGTCGAGACACGGGTGGAGGGCCGAATGCGGCGGAAGGCTGTATTCGCGCGGCCGGACCCACCGGCGATCATGTGCCTGCTGGACGAGGGGGTGCTCCATCGTCCTGTGGGAGGGCCGGTGGTGATGCGCGAGCAACTGGAATACCTGTTGGAACTTACGCACCGGCCGAATATCACCATTCAGGTCGTTCCGCACGGCGCCGAGGTTTTGTCCGGACTTCTGGGTGCGTACACCATTGCGGAGATGCGGGGGAACGCGTATACGGTGCGAGTGGAGTGCCAGCCTCAAGGGCGGACCGTCACCGACAGGGCCGTGATCGCGAACAACGTCCGTCGTTATGACGTCCTGCGGGCGGACGCTCATCCAAGGCACCAGTCCGGGCGGATCATCGAGGAAGTGGTGAGGCAGAGATGGACCTGA
- a CDS encoding DUF397 domain-containing protein — protein sequence MDLSGAVWRKSIRSGDDGGECVEVALSLPGSVGVRDSKSTGGAVILCRRPEWVLFVCAVRDEALKG from the coding sequence ATGGACCTGAGCGGAGCGGTCTGGCGGAAGTCGATCCGATCGGGTGATGACGGAGGTGAGTGTGTCGAAGTCGCGTTGAGTCTGCCTGGTTCCGTGGGGGTACGGGATTCTAAGAGCACTGGTGGTGCGGTGATCCTGTGCCGCCGTCCGGAGTGGGTGCTCTTCGTGTGCGCGGTAAGAGATGAAGCACTGAAGGGCTGA